In one Mesorhizobium australicum genomic region, the following are encoded:
- a CDS encoding branched-chain amino acid ABC transporter ATP-binding protein/permease, with translation MLAVPYIPGFPPFWVTLLNFIGLASLVAIGLVVLTGVGGMTSFGQAAFVGFGAYTTAILTTTYGLSPWVSLPVALLFTMLAAVAIGLVTVRLSGHYLPLGTIAWGMAFFYLFGNMQSLGGFNGISGIPPLSVAGVPLYSAHQIYPVVFVAVLLALVLTRNLLDSRTGRAMRALRKGTTAAEAFGINVARTKLAVFVYAAVLAGLSGWLFAHIQRGVTPTAFGLNAGIEYLLMAVVGGAGHLYGALLGAGVVVILKDQLQNILPRLFGAGGNFEMIVFGALLVLGLQFARDGLWPYIARFVPSVRRQVASTTAALPATDRAPAAEVLLDVDGATKTFGGLVAVNNITFEVRSGEILGLLGPNGAGKSTTFNLVTGVAQPTRGEIRLEGKRIDRLPPRLISSLGVARTFQHVKLVPDMTVLENVAIGAHLRTGAGFVAGLLRANRTEEQAIFQEAARNLDRIGLGDEMHQLAGNLSLGSSRLVEIARALCLSPKLLLLDEPAAGLRRFEKEKLARLLQGLRAEGMSILLVEHDMEFVMGLTDRIVVLDFGTKLAEGAPVEIQNNPAVQEAYLGGVL, from the coding sequence ATGCTTGCAGTTCCCTATATTCCGGGATTCCCGCCGTTCTGGGTCACCCTCCTCAACTTTATCGGCCTCGCCAGTCTCGTCGCGATCGGCCTGGTCGTGCTGACGGGCGTCGGCGGCATGACGTCTTTCGGCCAGGCGGCGTTCGTCGGCTTCGGTGCGTACACCACGGCCATCCTGACGACCACCTACGGCTTGTCACCATGGGTGAGCCTGCCTGTCGCGCTGCTCTTCACTATGCTTGCGGCCGTAGCCATAGGTCTCGTCACGGTAAGGCTCTCAGGGCACTATCTCCCGCTCGGCACGATCGCCTGGGGAATGGCCTTCTTCTATCTTTTCGGCAACATGCAATCCCTTGGCGGGTTCAACGGGATCTCGGGCATCCCGCCCCTTTCGGTGGCAGGAGTTCCGCTCTACAGCGCCCACCAGATATATCCCGTGGTTTTCGTGGCCGTCCTGCTCGCTCTGGTCCTTACGCGGAACCTGCTCGACTCCCGAACGGGTCGCGCGATGCGGGCGCTGCGGAAAGGAACCACGGCGGCCGAGGCATTCGGCATCAACGTGGCGCGCACCAAACTCGCCGTCTTCGTCTACGCGGCCGTCCTTGCCGGTCTGTCGGGCTGGCTGTTCGCTCACATCCAGCGTGGCGTGACGCCCACGGCGTTCGGGCTGAATGCCGGCATCGAATACCTGCTCATGGCCGTTGTCGGTGGGGCCGGGCACCTGTACGGCGCATTGCTCGGTGCGGGTGTCGTCGTTATCCTGAAGGATCAGTTGCAGAACATTCTGCCGCGTCTTTTCGGCGCCGGCGGGAACTTCGAGATGATCGTCTTCGGAGCGCTTTTGGTCCTGGGGCTGCAATTCGCCCGCGACGGATTGTGGCCCTATATCGCGCGATTTGTCCCCTCGGTGCGCAGGCAGGTAGCTTCCACAACTGCAGCTCTTCCGGCCACCGACCGCGCACCGGCCGCGGAGGTACTCCTCGATGTCGATGGTGCGACGAAGACCTTCGGCGGCCTCGTTGCCGTGAACAACATTACCTTCGAGGTCCGGTCGGGGGAAATACTCGGCCTGCTTGGTCCTAACGGCGCCGGCAAGAGCACGACGTTCAACCTCGTCACCGGCGTCGCCCAGCCTACCCGCGGGGAAATCCGCTTAGAAGGCAAGCGGATCGACAGGTTGCCGCCGCGCCTGATCTCGTCGCTCGGGGTCGCTCGCACTTTCCAGCACGTGAAGCTCGTCCCGGACATGACGGTTCTTGAGAACGTGGCGATCGGCGCCCATCTGCGAACCGGAGCCGGCTTCGTCGCCGGATTGCTCCGTGCCAACAGGACAGAGGAGCAAGCGATCTTCCAGGAAGCGGCCAGGAACCTCGATCGCATCGGTCTCGGCGACGAGATGCACCAACTCGCCGGCAACCTGTCGCTAGGCTCGTCGAGGCTGGTGGAGATTGCGCGCGCGCTCTGCCTTTCGCCGAAACTGCTGCTTCTCGACGAGCCTGCCGCCGGACTGCGCCGCTTCGAGAAGGAGAAGCTTGCCCGGCTTCTGCAAGGCCTGCGCGCGGAAGGCATGAGCATTCTTCTGGTGGAGCACGACATGGAGTTCGTGATGGGGCTCACCGACAGGATCGTCGTGCTCGATTTCGGCACCAAACTCGCAGAAGGAGCCCCGGTCGAGATCCAGAACAATCCGGCCGTGCAGGAAGCCTATCTCGGAGGTGTCCTGTGA
- a CDS encoding ABC transporter ATP-binding protein, whose amino-acid sequence MQAVAGVAIEVPQGSVVTLIGANGAGKTTLLSALMGLMRSTGSVRFEGHDLSAVSVEERVKAGISLVSEQRDLFGSMSVEDNLLLGSYRRGRESSADMLREVFRRFPRLDERRRQQASTLSGGERQMLAMGRALMARPKLLMLDEPSLGLAPLIVREVFRIITELREDGISILLVEQNARAALEVADYGYVMELGKLSMEGKASALLQDTQLVKAYLGQEPKQLR is encoded by the coding sequence ATGCAGGCCGTGGCAGGGGTCGCGATCGAGGTGCCGCAAGGTTCCGTCGTCACGCTTATCGGAGCCAACGGTGCCGGCAAGACGACGCTTCTGTCGGCATTGATGGGATTGATGCGTTCGACTGGATCGGTCCGCTTCGAGGGACACGATCTTTCCGCGGTATCGGTCGAGGAGCGCGTCAAGGCGGGCATCTCGCTCGTCTCCGAGCAACGTGATCTGTTTGGCTCGATGTCGGTTGAGGACAATCTGCTCCTCGGTAGCTACCGACGAGGTCGGGAGTCGTCGGCAGACATGTTGAGGGAAGTCTTCCGGCGATTTCCGCGCCTGGACGAGAGGCGGCGCCAGCAGGCATCGACGCTTTCGGGAGGCGAGCGCCAGATGCTCGCCATGGGTCGCGCGCTTATGGCCAGGCCGAAGCTGCTAATGCTGGACGAGCCCAGCCTCGGCCTGGCGCCGCTGATCGTGCGTGAAGTGTTCCGGATCATTACAGAACTCCGAGAAGACGGGATCTCGATTCTGCTTGTAGAACAGAACGCGCGAGCCGCACTTGAGGTGGCGGACTATGGATACGTTATGGAACTAGGCAAGCTTTCCATGGAAGGAAAGGCCTCCGCATTGCTTCAGGATACGCAGCTGGTGAAAGCCTATCTCGGACAGGAACCCAAACAGCTACGCTAA
- a CDS encoding TrbI/VirB10 family protein: protein MSESETNTAPPMRLRAEPPRVTRLSRKVLAGVAAVALVGIGGALIFALQTRDAGTGGEELYSTENRPTADGLAGLPRDYTGPVLGPALPGDLGRPILDAQNRGQPVAPPTITTPTADESEQRRRAEEEAARTSRVFFQTGSGTAASPGGANTAYMSGIDLAGLNGQPVQQTAQDRQLAFLDAPVDRRTTSSDRVMPPASPYVLQAGAVIPAALITGIRSDLPGQITAQVTENIYDSPSGRFLLVPQGTRIIGQYDSSVQFGQRRVLLVWNRLILPNGRFIVLERQPGADTQGSAGLEDGVDYHWWDLAKAAGLSTLLAVGTELATSDEDRLIRAIRDGTQDTINQAGQQIIQRQLQVAPTLTIRPGFPVRVIVTRDLVFEPYRD, encoded by the coding sequence ATGAGCGAGAGCGAAACCAACACTGCCCCCCCGATGCGGCTTCGCGCGGAGCCGCCGCGCGTCACCCGCCTGTCGCGCAAGGTGCTCGCCGGCGTGGCTGCCGTCGCCTTGGTCGGCATTGGCGGCGCATTGATCTTTGCGCTCCAGACGCGCGACGCCGGCACCGGCGGCGAGGAACTCTACTCGACGGAGAACCGGCCTACCGCCGATGGTCTTGCGGGCCTGCCGCGCGACTATACCGGCCCGGTTCTCGGTCCGGCGCTGCCCGGCGACCTCGGCCGTCCCATCCTCGACGCTCAAAACCGGGGCCAGCCCGTCGCCCCGCCGACCATCACGACTCCCACAGCGGATGAATCGGAACAACGCCGGCGGGCAGAGGAGGAAGCCGCGCGAACCAGTCGCGTCTTCTTCCAGACCGGATCAGGGACGGCGGCCTCACCTGGAGGCGCGAATACAGCGTACATGTCTGGTATCGATCTGGCCGGCCTGAATGGCCAGCCCGTCCAGCAAACCGCGCAGGACCGGCAACTCGCGTTCCTCGATGCCCCTGTCGATCGCCGAACGACGTCTTCGGATCGCGTCATGCCGCCGGCCTCGCCCTATGTGCTTCAGGCCGGTGCCGTGATTCCGGCCGCGCTGATTACCGGCATCCGTTCCGATCTGCCCGGTCAGATCACGGCGCAGGTGACGGAGAATATCTATGACAGCCCAAGCGGCCGGTTCCTGCTCGTACCGCAGGGCACCCGCATCATCGGCCAGTACGACAGCAGCGTTCAGTTCGGCCAACGCCGCGTGCTGCTTGTCTGGAACCGGCTCATTCTGCCCAACGGCCGCTTCATCGTGCTGGAGCGCCAGCCGGGCGCAGACACGCAGGGCTCTGCCGGCCTAGAGGACGGGGTCGATTACCATTGGTGGGATCTCGCCAAGGCTGCCGGCCTCTCGACGTTGCTCGCGGTCGGCACCGAACTCGCGACCAGCGACGAGGACCGCCTGATCCGCGCTATCCGCGACGGAACGCAGGACACCATCAATCAGGCCGGCCAGCAAATCATCCAGCGACAGCTGCAGGTCGCGCCGACGCTGACGATCCGCCCTGGTTTTCCCGTTCGGGTGATCGTGACCCGCGACTTGGTATTCGAACCCTACCGAGACTGA
- the trbG gene encoding P-type conjugative transfer protein TrbG → MSRPMISKPAIPFFRKPAIAALLLSATMLAGCATYKPPEISYDANVPPLPAVPASVTDDRPRPLHTPPAWTVARGGNAAGTPTARVENANAAARVQPRREGYYNSIQIYPWSEGALYQVYAAPGQITNIALEPGESLTGTGPIAAGDTARWIIGDTESGSGATRRVHILVKPTRPDITTNLVVTTDRRVYMIELRSGENPYMPAVAWAYPQPPASQRQNVPTTPVVPAVAARNFRYGLTGDNPPWKPAAVYDDGRRVYVEFPRGIVQGEMPPIFVLGASGEVQIVNSRVHQHILIVDRLFGAAELRLGSGDRQQTVRIVRTDGRVRSGPLSWMRSSGGASQATNAQSHSGGQQT, encoded by the coding sequence ATGAGCCGGCCGATGATCAGCAAACCCGCCATTCCGTTTTTCCGTAAACCCGCAATCGCGGCTTTGCTGCTTTCTGCCACGATGCTGGCGGGTTGCGCCACCTATAAGCCGCCGGAAATCAGCTACGACGCCAATGTGCCGCCGTTGCCGGCCGTACCCGCTTCCGTCACTGACGATCGGCCGCGGCCGCTGCACACGCCCCCGGCCTGGACGGTCGCCCGCGGTGGCAACGCCGCCGGCACGCCGACCGCGCGTGTCGAGAACGCCAACGCCGCCGCTCGCGTACAGCCACGCCGCGAAGGCTACTACAACTCGATCCAGATTTATCCCTGGTCGGAAGGTGCGCTCTATCAAGTTTATGCCGCACCCGGCCAGATCACCAACATCGCGCTCGAACCAGGCGAGAGCCTGACCGGCACGGGACCGATCGCGGCCGGCGACACTGCCCGCTGGATCATCGGCGACACCGAAAGCGGCAGCGGCGCGACCCGCCGCGTCCATATTCTCGTGAAACCGACCCGGCCGGACATCACGACCAATCTCGTCGTGACGACCGACAGGCGCGTCTACATGATCGAGCTGCGTTCCGGCGAGAACCCCTATATGCCAGCCGTAGCCTGGGCGTATCCGCAGCCACCGGCCAGCCAGCGCCAGAACGTCCCCACCACGCCGGTCGTTCCGGCCGTGGCGGCCCGCAACTTCCGCTACGGCCTCACAGGTGACAATCCGCCGTGGAAGCCGGCCGCCGTCTATGACGATGGTCGCAGGGTCTATGTCGAGTTCCCGCGCGGAATCGTTCAGGGCGAGATGCCGCCGATCTTCGTCCTCGGCGCGAGCGGCGAAGTCCAGATCGTCAACAGCCGCGTTCACCAGCACATCCTGATCGTGGACCGCCTGTTCGGCGCGGCCGAACTGCGCCTCGGCAGCGGCGATCGCCAGCAGACCGTCAGAATTGTCCGCACGGACGGGAGGGTGAGGAGCGGCCCACTCTCGTGGATGCGAAGCTCCGGTGGAGCTTCGCAAGCGACGAACGCCCAGAGCCATAGCGGAGGGCAGCAGACATGA
- the trbF gene encoding conjugal transfer protein TrbF, protein MSIFKRPATHYGKTPEPETPYQKAAQVWDERIGSARVQARNWRLMAFGSLVLSAGFAAALVWQSARGTVVPWVVQVDNLGQAQTVAPATADYRPTDPQVAWHLGRFIEQVRSIPADPIIVRQNWLRAYEWTTDRGAAALNDYARANDPFTRVGRQQVAVEVSSVIRASPDSFRIAWTERHFENGQLSATERWTAILTVVIQPPRDAERLRANPLGIYVNAINWSREMSQ, encoded by the coding sequence ATGAGCATCTTCAAACGACCGGCAACGCACTATGGCAAGACGCCGGAACCTGAGACCCCTTATCAGAAGGCCGCACAGGTCTGGGACGAGCGCATCGGCTCGGCCCGGGTCCAGGCGAGGAACTGGCGGCTAATGGCCTTCGGCAGCCTGGTCCTTTCGGCCGGCTTCGCCGCCGCGCTTGTCTGGCAGTCGGCACGCGGGACCGTCGTCCCCTGGGTGGTGCAGGTCGACAATCTCGGCCAGGCGCAAACCGTCGCTCCGGCCACGGCCGACTACCGCCCGACCGACCCGCAGGTGGCATGGCATCTCGGCCGCTTCATCGAACAGGTCCGCTCGATCCCGGCCGATCCGATCATTGTGCGACAGAACTGGCTTCGCGCCTACGAGTGGACGACGGATCGTGGCGCGGCGGCGCTCAACGATTATGCCCGCGCCAACGATCCCTTTACCAGGGTCGGCCGCCAGCAGGTTGCCGTCGAGGTCTCCAGCGTCATCCGGGCGTCGCCGGACAGCTTCCGCATTGCGTGGACGGAGCGCCATTTCGAGAACGGCCAGCTCTCCGCCACCGAACGCTGGACCGCGATCCTGACCGTCGTGATCCAGCCGCCCCGCGACGCCGAACGTCTCCGGGCGAACCCGCTCGGCATCTACGTCAACGCCATCAACTGGTCGCGGGAGATGAGCCAATGA
- the trbL gene encoding P-type conjugative transfer protein TrbL has product MGGSSVIDNFLGVFTRYIDSGFGLLGGEVAFIATTLIVIDVTLAALFWSWGADDDIIARLVKKTLFVGVFAYLISNWNNLAKIVFESFSGLGLKASGTGFSAQDLMRPGKVAQTGLDAARPLLESISDLMGWVAFFENFIQIACLLFAWALVILAFFILAVQLFVTLIEFKLSTLAGFVLIPFGLFGKTAFMAERVLGNVISSGIKVLVLAVIIGIGSTLFSQFTAGFGGQTPTIDDAMAVVLAALSLLGLGIFGPGIASGLVSGGPQLSAGAAVGTGLAVGGAALAAGGAVGLAVKGGTAALSGGAAAVRGGAAAAGAASTAYSLGSMGQTGASGVASGLGGVARAAGSAAGSPLRRAAARATESVKSSFSGGVKGGFGATGGSSTMGTVANDPAGDTSGSTASTAGPAPSREGPPDWAKRMKRSQAMSHGVSTAAHAIRASDSHGSGSSVNLSESDRT; this is encoded by the coding sequence ATGGGCGGCAGCAGCGTCATTGATAATTTTCTCGGGGTCTTCACCCGCTACATCGACTCGGGCTTTGGCCTGCTCGGGGGCGAAGTGGCCTTCATCGCCACAACCCTGATTGTCATCGACGTGACGCTTGCCGCCCTGTTCTGGAGCTGGGGCGCCGATGACGACATCATCGCGCGCCTCGTCAAGAAGACGCTGTTCGTCGGCGTCTTCGCCTACCTGATTTCCAACTGGAACAACCTCGCGAAGATCGTCTTCGAGAGCTTTTCCGGCCTAGGCTTGAAGGCCTCTGGCACAGGTTTCTCCGCGCAGGATCTGATGCGCCCCGGCAAGGTCGCCCAGACCGGCCTCGACGCCGCCCGGCCGCTCCTCGAATCTATCTCCGATCTCATGGGCTGGGTCGCGTTCTTCGAGAACTTCATCCAGATCGCATGCCTGCTGTTCGCCTGGGCGCTTGTCATCCTCGCCTTCTTCATTCTGGCCGTACAGCTCTTCGTGACGCTGATCGAGTTCAAGCTGTCGACGCTCGCCGGCTTCGTGCTGATCCCGTTCGGTCTGTTCGGGAAGACCGCCTTCATGGCCGAACGTGTGCTTGGCAATGTGATCTCGAGCGGCATCAAGGTGCTGGTGCTGGCCGTCATCATCGGCATCGGTTCCACGCTCTTCAGCCAGTTCACCGCCGGTTTCGGCGGTCAGACCCCAACCATCGACGACGCCATGGCTGTCGTCCTGGCCGCTCTCTCGCTTCTCGGCCTTGGCATATTCGGACCTGGTATCGCGAGCGGTCTTGTTTCGGGTGGGCCACAACTCAGCGCAGGCGCCGCGGTTGGTACGGGCCTCGCGGTCGGCGGTGCGGCCCTTGCTGCGGGTGGAGCGGTCGGTCTGGCCGTGAAGGGAGGAACTGCCGCCCTGTCTGGTGGCGCCGCCGCCGTGCGGGGTGGCGCCGCCGCTGCTGGCGCTGCTTCCACCGCCTACAGCCTCGGCTCCATGGGGCAGACCGGCGCTTCCGGCGTTGCCTCAGGTCTTGGCGGCGTTGCCCGCGCCGCCGGATCGGCAGCCGGTTCGCCGCTTCGTCGGGCCGCGGCAAGGGCCACAGAGAGCGTCAAATCCAGCTTCTCGGGTGGCGTGAAGGGTGGCTTCGGGGCAACCGGCGGCTCCTCGACCATGGGGACGGTCGCAAATGATCCCGCCGGCGACACCTCCGGCAGCACTGCCTCGACGGCTGGACCGGCGCCCTCGCGCGAAGGCCCGCCCGACTGGGCGAAGCGCATGAAACGCAGCCAGGCGATGAGCCACGGCGTCAGCACGGCCGCGCATGCGATCCGCGCCAGCGACAGCCACGGCTCCGGCTCTTCCGTCAACCTTTCCGAAAGTGACCGCACATGA
- the trbK-alt gene encoding putative entry exclusion protein TrbK-alt — protein sequence MDGKMLARLGAVVFVAAAVTAAVIEMTRKDEVPSSSPARLVEPERDLLRESQRRCQQLGQQAAGDAECLRVWAETRDRFLGRSPAPVAPRPTEGQ from the coding sequence ATGGACGGCAAGATGCTGGCCCGGCTGGGCGCTGTCGTGTTCGTGGCCGCGGCCGTCACGGCTGCGGTCATTGAGATGACCCGCAAAGACGAGGTGCCGTCGTCGTCGCCGGCGCGCCTCGTCGAGCCTGAACGCGATCTGCTGCGCGAGAGCCAGCGCCGTTGCCAGCAGCTCGGGCAGCAGGCGGCCGGGGATGCCGAATGCCTGCGCGTCTGGGCCGAAACCCGTGATCGCTTCCTCGGTCGCTCGCCCGCACCCGTCGCTCCGCGTCCCACTGAAGGACAGTGA
- the trbJ gene encoding P-type conjugative transfer protein TrbJ, whose amino-acid sequence MTTHHFRSRAVLLAATFVAAPLALSPVLTSPAHAWRIVFDPSNYAQNVLTAARTLEQINHQITSLQNEATMLMNQARNLASLPFSSLHQLQQNVQRTQQLLSQAQNIAFDVQRIDQAFQQQYGNVSMSATDQQLVADARTRWQNTVGGLQDAMRVQAGVVGNIDTNRTQMSELVGRSQSATGALQATQAGNQLLALQSQQLSDLVALLAANGRAGALTEAERTAAAEQGRVQRERFLTPGAGYQPGNAQMFNGN is encoded by the coding sequence ATGACCACCCACCATTTCCGCTCGCGCGCCGTTCTCCTGGCCGCCACCTTCGTTGCTGCGCCACTCGCACTTTCGCCGGTCCTGACCTCGCCGGCTCATGCGTGGCGGATCGTCTTCGATCCCAGCAACTACGCGCAGAATGTGCTGACCGCCGCCCGCACGCTGGAGCAGATCAACCACCAGATCACCTCGCTTCAGAACGAGGCAACCATGCTGATGAACCAGGCCCGCAATCTGGCGAGCCTGCCGTTCTCCTCGCTCCATCAACTTCAGCAGAACGTCCAGCGCACGCAGCAACTCTTGAGCCAGGCGCAGAACATCGCCTTCGACGTGCAGCGCATCGACCAGGCATTCCAGCAGCAATACGGCAATGTGTCGATGTCGGCGACGGACCAGCAGCTCGTCGCCGATGCCCGTACCCGCTGGCAGAACACGGTGGGAGGCTTGCAGGATGCCATGCGCGTGCAGGCAGGCGTCGTCGGCAACATCGACACCAATCGCACTCAGATGTCGGAACTCGTTGGCCGGAGCCAGAGCGCGACCGGCGCGCTTCAGGCGACGCAGGCCGGCAACCAGCTTCTGGCGCTCCAGTCGCAGCAGCTCTCCGACCTGGTCGCGTTGCTTGCCGCCAACGGCCGTGCGGGCGCGCTCACCGAGGCCGAACGCACGGCGGCTGCCGAGCAGGGGCGTGTCCAGCGGGAGCGCTTCCTGACGCCAGGCGCCGGCTACCAGCCCGGCAATGCACAGATGTTCAACGGAAACTGA
- the trbE gene encoding conjugal transfer protein TrbE has translation MMNLAEYRRTSSRLADYLPWAALVGQGVVLNKDGSFQRTAKFRGPDLDSAVAAELVAVAGRINNAFRRLGSGWSIFVEAQRSEAATYPESTFPDAASALVDAERKADFEEESTHFVSGYFLTFLFLPPAEEAARAETWLYEGREKTGVDPGEVLRGFIDRTDRVLALLDGFMPECRWLDDGETLTYLHSTISTNRHRVRMPEVPMHLDALLADQPLTGGLEPRLGDRHLRVLTIVGFPTATTPGLLDEMNRLAFPYRWSTRAILLDKTDAIRLLTRIRRQWFAKRKSIAAILKEVMTNEQSVLVDTDAANKAADADMALQELGADMAGMAYVTATVSVWDADPRLADEKLRLVEKIMQGRDFTAMIETVNAVDAWLGSLPGHTYANVRQPPISTLNLAHMIPLSAVWAGPERDEHFGAPPLLYGRTEGSTPFRFSLHVGDVGHTLVVGPTGAGKSVLLALMALQFRRYEGAQVFVFDFGGSIRAAALAMGGDWHDLGGGLTEGSDSSVSLQPLARIHDTYERAWAADWVVAILMREGITITPEAKEHIWTALTSLASAPVEERTITGLSVLLQSNDLKQALRPYCVGGPYGRLLDAETEHLGSADVQAFEIEGLVGTGAAPAVLAYLFHRIGDRLDGRPTLLIIDEGWLALDDEGFAGQLREWLKTLRKKNASVVFATQSLSDIDNSDIAPAIIESCPTRLLLPNERAIEPQITAIYRRFGLNDRQIEILARATPKRDYYCQSRRGNRLFELGLSEVGLALCAASSKTDQSLIASLVAEHGPDGFLAAWLKARNVGWAVDLIPNFPTPIPKPEKDPQP, from the coding sequence ATGATGAATCTGGCCGAATATCGCCGCACCTCCAGCCGGCTTGCCGACTATCTGCCTTGGGCCGCGCTGGTCGGCCAGGGCGTGGTGCTCAACAAGGACGGCTCGTTCCAGCGCACCGCGAAGTTTCGCGGTCCCGATCTGGATTCCGCCGTCGCGGCCGAACTGGTCGCGGTCGCGGGCCGCATCAACAATGCTTTCCGCCGCCTCGGATCGGGCTGGAGCATCTTCGTCGAGGCGCAGCGGTCCGAAGCCGCCACCTATCCCGAGAGCACCTTTCCCGACGCGGCATCGGCGCTGGTCGATGCCGAGCGCAAGGCGGACTTCGAGGAGGAAAGCACGCATTTTGTCTCGGGCTACTTCCTGACCTTCCTTTTCCTCCCGCCGGCCGAGGAGGCCGCCCGTGCTGAAACCTGGCTCTATGAAGGCCGCGAGAAGACGGGTGTGGACCCGGGGGAAGTCCTGCGCGGCTTCATTGACCGCACCGACCGCGTGCTGGCGCTGCTCGATGGCTTCATGCCCGAATGCCGCTGGCTCGATGACGGCGAGACGCTGACCTACCTCCATTCGACGATTTCCACAAACCGGCATCGCGTTCGTATGCCCGAGGTGCCGATGCACCTCGACGCGCTGCTGGCCGACCAGCCGCTAACCGGCGGGCTGGAGCCGCGCCTGGGCGATCGACATCTGCGCGTCCTCACCATCGTCGGTTTCCCGACCGCGACGACGCCCGGCCTGCTCGACGAGATGAACCGGCTGGCATTCCCGTATCGCTGGTCTACCCGCGCGATCCTGCTCGACAAGACCGACGCCATCCGGTTGCTCACCAGAATTCGCCGGCAATGGTTCGCCAAGCGCAAGAGCATCGCCGCGATCCTGAAAGAGGTGATGACCAACGAGCAATCCGTGCTCGTGGATACCGACGCGGCGAACAAGGCCGCCGACGCCGACATGGCCCTGCAGGAACTCGGAGCCGACATGGCGGGCATGGCCTATGTCACGGCCACCGTCTCGGTCTGGGATGCCGATCCGCGCCTTGCCGACGAGAAGCTGCGACTGGTCGAGAAGATCATGCAAGGCCGCGACTTCACGGCCATGATCGAGACGGTCAACGCGGTGGACGCATGGCTCGGAAGCCTGCCAGGCCACACCTACGCCAATGTCCGCCAGCCACCCATCAGCACATTGAATCTCGCCCACATGATCCCGCTCTCGGCGGTGTGGGCGGGGCCGGAACGGGACGAGCACTTCGGCGCACCCCCACTGCTTTACGGCAGGACCGAAGGCTCGACCCCGTTCCGGTTTTCTTTGCATGTCGGCGACGTTGGCCACACCCTTGTCGTCGGCCCCACCGGTGCCGGCAAGTCCGTACTGCTCGCGCTGATGGCCTTGCAGTTCCGCCGCTACGAAGGTGCCCAAGTTTTCGTCTTCGACTTCGGCGGCTCCATCCGCGCGGCCGCGCTCGCGATGGGTGGAGACTGGCACGATCTCGGTGGCGGGCTGACCGAAGGTTCGGACTCTTCCGTCTCGCTCCAGCCGCTTGCTCGCATCCACGACACCTACGAACGCGCCTGGGCCGCCGACTGGGTCGTGGCGATCCTCATGCGCGAGGGCATCACCATTACGCCCGAGGCGAAGGAGCATATCTGGACGGCGCTGACATCGCTCGCTTCCGCACCCGTCGAGGAACGCACCATCACGGGCTTGAGCGTCCTGCTTCAGTCGAACGATCTGAAGCAGGCGCTCCGGCCTTACTGCGTCGGCGGTCCCTATGGCCGCCTGCTCGATGCGGAGACCGAACATCTGGGCTCGGCCGACGTGCAGGCCTTCGAGATCGAGGGCCTTGTCGGGACCGGGGCCGCGCCCGCCGTGCTCGCCTACCTCTTCCACCGCATCGGCGACCGGCTCGACGGGCGGCCGACGCTGCTCATCATCGACGAAGGCTGGCTGGCGCTGGACGATGAGGGCTTTGCCGGCCAGCTCCGTGAATGGCTGAAGACGCTGCGCAAGAAGAACGCTTCCGTCGTCTTCGCCACGCAGTCGCTCAGCGACATCGACAATTCCGACATCGCGCCGGCCATCATCGAGAGCTGCCCGACGCGGTTACTGCTGCCGAACGAACGCGCCATCGAGCCACAGATCACGGCGATCTATCGGCGCTTCGGCCTCAATGACCGCCAGATCGAAATCCTCGCCCGGGCGACGCCCAAGCGCGACTACTATTGCCAGTCCCGGCGCGGCAACCGCCTGTTCGAGCTCGGCCTGTCGGAAGTCGGGCTCGCGCTCTGCGCCGCATCGTCCAAGACCGACCAATCGCTGATCGCCAGCCTCGTCGCCGAGCACGGCCCCGACGGATTCCTCGCCGCCTGGCTCAAAGCCCGCAACGTCGGCTGGGCGGTCGATCTCATTCCCAACTTCCCGACACCCATTCCCAAGCCCGAAAAGGACCCACAGCCATGA
- a CDS encoding VirB3 family type IV secretion system protein: MAAAFEQLDAVPGFTVPVHRALTEHILLGGAPRSIAIMNGTLAGAVGLGLRLWLVGVAIWAIGHFAAVWAAKRDPLFVEVGRRHLRIPGHLAV, translated from the coding sequence ATGGCGGCCGCTTTCGAACAACTCGACGCGGTCCCGGGATTCACCGTCCCGGTTCATCGCGCACTGACCGAGCACATCCTGCTCGGCGGCGCACCGCGCTCCATTGCCATCATGAACGGCACGCTGGCCGGGGCCGTGGGCCTCGGCCTGCGTCTCTGGCTGGTCGGCGTTGCGATCTGGGCCATCGGCCATTTCGCAGCCGTCTGGGCGGCGAAGCGCGATCCGCTCTTCGTCGAAGTCGGGCGGAGGCACCTGCGCATCCCCGGTCATCTGGCGGTGTGA